The window AAGTGAAAGGTTCGTAATAATCGTCGATCACAGGTAGGTTGGGATTATGAAAGATGTTCAACAATCCTTTCTGCTTGCCAGCACCCTTAAGCGTAAGGGTTGTTCCAATTTTTTCCCAACCACCCTTATAGATATTTTGATCTTCCCATTTGGTAGGATAACCTGTGCCCGGCTTTGTTTCAACATTGTTCCACCACATGTACTCAGCACCCTTCCGGTCGGTCCAAATATTTTTACACGCAATGGAGCAGGTATGACAGCCAATGCATTTGTCTAAGTGAAACACCATCGAGACTTGAGAACGAATATCCATATCTTTTCCTATAATAAATTCCCTTCCGGTGAAGGGAAATTTTCAAAATATAACTTTATCCATCTTTTTAACCGTCACATGGGTATCCCGTTGCGGGGCAATGGGTCCCCAATAGTTAAAGTGATACGAGAACTGCCCGTATCCGCCGCACAGGTAGTTCGGCTTTAGGTGGATCCGTGTGAAGCTATTATGCCCCCCCGCTCTCTTGTTCCCTCTCACTTGTGATTTAGGAATACCCACCGTACGCTCGGGCACATGATAAACAATGCACACGCCTTTTGGAATACGAGCGCTCACACAGGCACGAGTGCAATAAACACCATGGTCGTTATAAACCTCAACCCAATCGTTGTCTTGAATCCCCAATTCTTTTGCATCTTGCTCACTCATCCAACAGGGTTCACAACCTCGCGAGAGCGTTAACATGCGAAGATTTTCCATGTAAGTTGAGTGGATATGCCACTTGCCATGCGGAGTAAGGCAGTTCAACACCTTGGCCTTGCCATCTTTTAAGGTCTCTTTCAAATCACCATACACTTCTGGCCTGGGTGAAGGTTTATAGGTTGGTAAGTGCTCACCATAGGCAATATACATCTCGTGATCGAGGTAAAAATGCTGCCTGCCGGTGAGCGTTCTCCAGGGCACGAGGCGATCTACATTATAGGTATAAGCGGCATAGGCCCTGCCATTGTTCATGAGCCCCGACCATAGCGGAGAAGTATTGTAACGCCGCGGTTGGGCCTGCAAGTCAGCATAACGGATGCGAACATCCTTACTTCCTTCACCTAAATCAGCCAGTTTAAGCCCGGTTTTTTTCTCCATATTTTCATAGGCACGTACTGTCAGCGTACCATTGGTCAGTGTCGACAAGTGAAGAACCGCATTAGCGGCCCACTCATCTTCTTTGAGGGAGGGATAAATTTTCCCATCGATCTTTTCTACAGGGAAATGATTCGAAGCAATCATCTGGTCGTATTCATCCGCACAGAAATAATGGTTACCGTGTGCACCCAAACCCTTGGTTTTGATATTTTCTCCGAGGGTAATATATCTTTCATAGAGTTTGGTATAATCGCGGCGAACCACGGCAAGCTTGTGCATGGTCTTTCCAGGAATTGCCTCACACTCGCCATGATACCAATCCTTCACACTGGGCTGCGTCATCTCATCGGCCGTATCGTGGGATAATGGCAATGCAACAATGTCTACCTGAGGTTCGGGAAAATATTTTTTAGCCGCCTCACTCGTCACCCTTGCTAATTCTTTAAAAATGTTCCAATCGGTCTTGGCTTCCCAAACCGGCGGAATAGCCGCTGACAGTGGATGAATGAACGAATGTAAGTCGGTACTGTTGAGGTCTGCCTTTTCATACCAAGAAGCTGCAGGCAGAACGATATCGGAATAGAGCGCTGAGGAGTCCATGCGAAAGTTTAAGTCCACTACCAGATCCATCTTTCCGGTGGGTGCGATCTCATGCCATTTCACCTCTTGAGGGTGTTCTGCCGAATCTTTCCCAATGGCGTTTGAATGCGTGCCAAGATAATGTTGCAGGGCATACTCGTGACCCTTCATACTCCCCATGATGGCATTGCCACGCCAAATATACCAAACCCTTGGGTGGTTTTCTTCGGCCTCAGGGTCTGCCACGGAATATTCCAATTCTTTTGATTTTAATTTTTTCAATACATAATCGGTAATACCCGCGTCGTCTTTGGCACCTTGGGCCATGGCTTCTTGACCAAGTTCTAAAGTGCTTTGCTTAAACTGCGGATAAAAGGGCATCCACCCATTACGAACAGACTGCAAAATAGTGTCGGCCGTGTGTTTGCGGGTCATGTCATTGTCGGGGACCGTATTATAATGTGAATACTGACCATCGTAACGGTACTGACAGGTGTTGATGTAATGCCACAGCGGGGCTTGTTGAAGCCGACTCGCTGCATACCAATCTTTGGCAAAAGCAATGGAACCCCAAGAATCAACCGGGGCTAGTTTTTCCTGCCCCACATAGTGATTCAAACCACCTCCATTTTTACCTACGCAGCCTGAAAGCATCAACGCCATAGCACCCGCACGGTACATCAGATTGGCGTGATACCAGTGATTAATACCCGCACCAATGATGATCATGCACTTACCCTCGGTCATCGCCGCAGTATTGGCCCACTCTCTGGCAAATTGAAGCACGGTCTTAGAATCAACCCCTGTCAAAATCTCTTGCCAAGCGGGTGTATAAGCAGCATCTGCATCGGCATAGTCTTTAGGATATTCTCCCGAAAGCCCACGCCCCACGCCATACTGAGCCATGATCAGATCATAAACCGTTGCGACAGCAACTTTGCCATGCAAAGTCTCAACATACTTGACGGGAACGCCTCGCAAAACTTTCTTGTTTAGGCCGAATTCTGTAAATTCGGTACTCAGCACGCCATCATTATTTTTAAGCAAGGTAAGCACGGGATCATAAGGGTTGTCATCCGTGGAACCCTCAAGCTTCATGTTCCACTGACCAGCCTTACCCCAACGATGCCCCATCGCACCCTTGGGCACTACCAAGCTCCCCGATGCTTCATCTATATTGAGAAACTTCCACTCACCGTTTTCAATATCTTGAAAGGAGCTGATTTCATTGGCTCGCAAGAGACGGCCTGGAGTGTAATGACCGCCCTCCTTATTGAGCACGACCAGATAAGGGCTGTCGGTGTATTGCTTGACGTACTTTATAAAATAGGGTGTTTGTTTTTCGTGATGAAATTCTTTGAGGATGACATGAGAGACCGCCATCCAAAACGCACCGTCACTCCCCGCGTGGAGAGGCACCCACTGATCGGCATATTTACAAACTTGGCTAAAATCAGGCGAGAACACAACCGCCTTGGTGCCATTGTGCCGTGACTCTGCAAAAAAGTGGCAATCGGGTGTACGGGTCATATTCAAACACGCACCCATGTCGGCAATCATTTTGGCATTGTACCAGTCAGCACTCTCACAAACATCGGTCTGTTCGCCCCAAATTTCTGGAAAAGCTGTAGGAAGGTCACAATACCAATCATAAAAACTTAAATTCACTCCTCCAAACAGTTGGAGAAATCGACCACCCGCTGCATAACTGAGCATCGACATTGCAGGGATGGGTGAAAAACCAATAACTCGGTCGGGGCCATATTTCTTTGCGGTGTAAATATTGGCAACGGCCATGATTTCCAAAACCTCATCCCAACTAGCCCTTCTAAACCCACCTTTACCGCGAGCCTTCTGATAGGTCTGGCGTTTTTGTGGATCTTTTTGCAAAGACTCCCAGGCCTTGAGCGGATCACCCCATGTTTCCTTTTCGGCACGATAGGCATCGATCAGGGCACCTCGAATCAAGGGATACTTGATGCGAAGCGGGCTATATAAATACCAAGAGTACGAAATACCTCTTTGACAACCCCGCGGTTCATAAGGTGGCAGTGAATCTTCCAGGAGCGGGTAATCGAGTTGTTGCGTCTCCCAAACGACAATGCCGTCTTTCACATGGATTTGCCAAGAACAACCGCCCGTACAGTTAACTCCATGCGTACTTCGAACGATACGGTCGTGTTGAAAGCGATTGCGATAAAACTCTTCCCATTTTCGCGTCTGAGGGGAAATAATATCTTTAATCCAGCTCATGGATGCTCCTTCATCTACTCGGATTGAATCTGTCGGTCATAAATTGCTTGGTTGACGGAATGTTTCTTGCGACGCCACCCCATCAACGCACAGAGCACAGAAAGTAGCACCACACCGCTGATCCCAGCGTTAAAGAGCCCCCACCCATAATCTTTGGGTTGTTGAAAGGCATGTTCACGATCCGCATCTTGCAAAAAACCTGTTAATGCCCGAATCTCCTCCGGTGTGAAAGATTTACCTTGATAAGCCGCTTGCATAACAGGAAAAGGAGGGCTCCCTAAGATCGCCTGCACCCCTGGTTTACCTATTCTAGAAAATACTAGGGTTAGATCCTTGGCAAGGACCCCACCCCCAATGACAGCATCGTTTCTCACATGATGGCATGAAATACAAGAAGGCCCACCCTGCGTAAAACGAACCCTTCCTTGAAAAAGATTGCGCCCCAACAAGATTTCATCTGGGGTCGGTTCCGACGGAGTCTCCACCACAACCTGCCCTCCTCCACTATGAGGTGCTGAACTTCCTCCCGCTTCCTTGATGTATGCAATAATTCCCTTAATTTCATCGTCGGAAAAGAGATGGTCGGGCATGATAATCTTGTTGTTTTGTTCAAACAAGGCCACGGCTTCGGGATCACCGGATTGAATGACGGCTTGCGAAGACTTGATGAATTTAAGCATCCAGTCTTCTTTATGTCGATCATGCACACCCGCTAAGTCGGGCCCCACGCGGCGCCCACCACCAATGGTATGGCAGGCGGCGCACTTTTGTTCAAATAGAACCTTGCCCTGGCCTACGAAGGCAAGCGCTGTCGAAGGAAGACTCAAAATAAAAACTAAAAAAAACGCCATGATCCCCATTTTTCGCCTCGTTTACATTGGGTAAGGGATTGTTTAAGACAAAAATCCAGTTTCTGATGTGATTATAAATAAACTACCCCTCCCTGAAAGAAAATGATGCCCATCAATCGTATGCATGATGCTCATCATATTGATAGGATCAACTAAAGCCGGTGGGGCAGGCGCAAGCGGGAGGTCTTATTATAAAGATAATGATAAAGTAAAAAAGGTTCACCTTCTTCTTTAAACGGGCTGCGGTAAAGCCTTATGACTTCTCTTTTTCGAATAAGTTCTTTGAGCATCGCATAATAAATTCTCTCCCCCAATAAATAACCCAAGGCATGCGACACACCAAAAAATAATTTATAATTAGAAAAAAAATGTTCAGGCATGGCTGGGTCTTTCCCTTTTTTCATCATGGCCTGATGGGATAAAACAAACCTCGCTATTTCCACCTCTAAATGGCGCACTCGTGGAAAATCTTGAGAGGTTTTAAAATATTCAATGAGGGATTCATAATCCCGTTCTCTTAAACATTTTCGTTTATGGTTGATTAATTTAGAACCAAAAAACCCTACCGCTTCATGCAATACATTGGCGTAAAAGGCATCAAACCCACTGCGGGGAAATTCTTCACCCGATAATAAATGTTTAAGGCAATGGCTGGCTTCTTCAGCAGCATGGTTGATGGAAAGATTCCCTAGATAAACCCACTTACGTTTAGGGATATAATAAGATTCTGAAGATTCAATCTGTTGTTTAATGGCTTTGATTTCTCGAACTGTAAAGTCAGAGGCATTTTCTAATCGATCAAGAAAACTCAAATCATCCCACGTAAATATTTCAACTTCGTCTTTAGTGTCGGGCACCTTAATTTCTAAAAAAGCCGCGATTCGTTCCATTAAATCAACAAAATTGGCCTTGGGATCGGAATAATCAAACTCAATTTCATTTTCGAGCCAATTCAAATAAGACTGTTGCCACACAACGGGCGGCGTGTTCATTAAACAGTAACTCCATTCCCCCAGCTGAACAATTTCAACCTTGTCCTCCAACCCGGCTTGGGCTAACTGCCAATAAATTTTCTCTGAGTTTTGATAAACATGAAGTATTTTTTCTGAACGCAGCTTCGTTGCATTTAAAGTGGCCCGTAATTGGTGGGGTAAATTTTTTGGAGCGATGTGCAAATCTCCCACTAAACAAACCACAAGGGAATTAGGATTTTTTTCATGAATATCTTTTAAAGTTTCGGCCATGGCTTGATCTCTTTTGATCAGCCCTGAACCATAAGGAGCGGTCTCCAAACCATAAATCTTAACCCCATGATAAATGGCAAAATCAAAAAGTGGTTTAAAATTCCCCCACAGATCAAAATGAAAATGTTTTTTTAATTCAATTTTCTTTAAAAATTTTTCTATTGGAAGTTTGCCGTTTAAATATTGATCAACATAAATTTGTTTTTTACGCTGAATAAATTCTAAAGCGATGCAAAAATTTTTAGTTTCGCCAACTAAGGCTCGCAAAAGGCGCAAGAATGACCGCTGAGATTGCGGGTTGGTGTGATAATCCCCCACAAAAACAAACTGCGCCTTAACCATCTTGCGCTTTAATTCATCTAAACTTACCACTCGTTGATAGGTTCTAACGCAATTTAAGTAATTTTTTTCGTATTGAGAAAAATCTTTTTCTTGAACCAGAACGGAGTCTTCAATGATTTGTTTATTATGGTAAAAGACTCTTTTTTGAATGGCTAATAATTCTTCCCGCGGGCTTAAATTCTGTTTATTGGACATGCTTTATAGGCAAGACTAGTAATCAAGTTGTGCACTGTAAGCGCGCCGAAATGCAAACGAATCGCGACGCAAGACAAGCACATTAAGCAGAGCTTCTAAAACAATCTTGAAACCCATTTTTGATTCCCCTTGGCGCCGACTTTTAAAGCAAATGGGCATTTCAACCACTCGATAATTTCTCAAAAAAGTTTTATAAATTAATTCAATTTGAAACCCATAGCCTGACATCTTGAAATTGTCTAAATCAATATCGGCTAATACACTGGCATCAAAACATTTAAAACCACTGGTTACATCCCGAACCTTCAACCCTAAAATAGCACGGGTATAAACCCCGCCTCCCCAACTAATCAATCTGCGAAGCCCTTTAAGCCCAGGAGTTTGGCCACCCTCCACATAACGAGAACCGATCACCAAATCATAATCTTCGGCCAAAGCTAACATTTTGGGTAAACGTTCAATAGGATGAGAAAAATCGGCATCCATTTGAATGACTTTTGTTGCCCCCAAGCGCAAGGCCTGCCGAAAACCCATCACATAAGCCGAGCCCAAACCTTGCTTCCCAGCCCGGTGCAAAACAAACAGCCGTTCAGGGTAATGTTGTCGTAAATTTTCTGCCAACACACCCGTGCCATCGGGGCTAGCGTCGTCAACAATCAACATCTTAGCCTCTGGCAAGACCGAAAAGACCTTTCTTACCAACAAAGGCAAGTTGTCTTTTTCGTTATAAGTCGGAATCACTAAAAATACTGACATAGTTCCCTTTTTTATTTACTTCCTCTCCTACATCTTTTACATTCGACTTTCAAGGAAGAATTCTCAAACCCTCCATGACTTCAAGTGTTGACCCCATTTCAAACGTACTCCCCAAGGGTTGGAAAATATTCATTATTTTTAGCTTAATCACTTTCTTATTTCGATGTCCCTCTTTATTTTGGCCCTACCTCGATATTGATGAGGTGATGTGGGGGCTATTGGCGAACAGTATAGTCGATGGCTCAAGCCCTTACGTAACCGTCATGGGAGAAAAGCCACCTTTACTTTACCTGGTTTATGCTGGAGTTTTTTCGATTTTTGGCAAACACCAATATTGGGCCATTCATCTACTAGGCATGCTTTGGTTCAGCCTTACAGGCTTAAGTGTGACTTATCTTAGCCGACAGGCCGGCGCCTCCCGACTAGCCAGCCTTTGGGCAGGGGTTTTTTATCTTATCTTTGCAAGTGCCCCCGGGTTTCGCATCCTTGCCACCACTGGCGAATTGCTCATGAACCTACCCTTAGTTCTGAGTGCTTATTATTTTTTAAGAAGTTTCAAAAAACAACCTGCTAGCTCGGCTTTTCTATCAGGCATTTTGCTTTTAACCGGTTCTCTCTTTCGCCAACAAGGTGCTATCCAATTTTTTGCCTATTTCATTTTTTTATTCATCGTTCCGTTTAATATCAAGGCTTACTTAACACGCTTAGGTGGTCTTTTGCTTGGTATGGCAACGGTTGCTGCGCTTTGTGTGGCCTATTTAGTCAAAGTTGGGAGTTGGAATGATTTTGTTTATTGGGTTTTTCAACACAACTACCAATATATTTTACAAGGTTTTTCTAATCACAATGTTTTATGGAATTTCTTGACTCAAACCGGTCACGTGCTGCTCATGACAGCTCCGTTGTGGGTTTTAGTGGGTTATAGATTTTGGAAGGAAAAAAAGTTAGAAATTCTGCTTTGGCTCATCTTTGGTTTTTCTTTATTAGCCACAGTGCCAGGTGGGCGTTTCTTCCCCCATTACTTTCTACAAGCCTTCCCAACCCTCTGTATCTTAAGTGCCTTACAATTAGAAAAAATTCTTTCGCTTAAAAACAAACTCGAACGAAGCTTATTTAAAATAACTTTTCTTTACATTGTGCTTTTGGTCTTACGCATTCCTTTTATCGGCTTAGAAATGAAATTAGACGACACGGGTGATTATAGCCCTGCCCTTAAAGTAGTGGGCCATTATATTAAAGAAAGAACCCAAAAACAGGACTCCATTTTTATTTGGGGTTGGGCACAAGGCATTTATTATTATTCAGAGCGCAACCCCGCTGCCCGCTTTATCTCTTCAGACTTCCTAACCGGCCGCTCACCCCGCCAGAACGAAACTCTACAATTCGACACACGGGCCAATATCAACCCCCAAAGTTGGGACCAATTATTTGCTGACTTTGCCAAACAAAAACCTACTTACATTATCGATACCTCCATCGGCAATTACCACGACTATCAACGCTACCCCATAGCCGATTTCCCAGCCCTACAAAATTACCTGAGCGACCATTACCAACTCGAAACCCGCCTCGAAAACATGGATCTTTACCGATTAAAATGAAAGATTCAGCCCAAGGCTAAAAATATTTGTGTGAAGTCTTTTCGAGGGAGGGAGAGGTCAATTGAGAGCCTTTTAGCGCAAGAGGTCAGATCCTTCGCCAAACCTCAGGACAGGCTCCGGAGGGCTATAAAAATTTTATTGTTTTTTTGAATTAGAGGATGACGAAGGAATACTCTAATTCAATTAAAAACAAAAAATTTTTTAGCCCGAGTAGGCTGACCGGGCGCGGGCTCTCAATTGACCTCTCCCTCCCTCGAAAAGACGTGGCCCTATTTGCAGACGAAATGAAGAATGAAAAGGAAGATTGCCACGCTCGGCATCATGGGTCCCCCGGTCAAGCCGGGGGATGACAAAAGCAGCTCGCAATGACATTTATATCCCTTTTTGGGATACTTTTTCAAATAGGATCAATCGATTGAGCGCGTTGATGTAAGCTCGGGCGCTGGCTACTAAGATGTCGGTATGTGTCCCTACTCCGCGGACTTCTTTCCCGTTCTCTCGAATCACTACCGTCACTTCACCTTGCGCATCAACGCCGCCGGTAATAGAACTGATTTGAAACTTCATCAACTCACTACGAGAATGAGTGAGCTTACGCAAAGTCTTAAAAATCACTTCTACCGGGCCCTCACCTTTATCCGAACCCTTTACTTCTTTGCCTGCAACATCCAGGCTGATCGTTGCGGTGGCCTCTTGATCAGTACCACTGGTGACCTGTAAAGATTTAAGAGTGTATTTATCTTCCCAACTATGACTTTGCTCAGACACTAATGCAACTAAATCATCGTCGAAAATTTCTTTTTTACGATCAGCCAGGGCTTTAAAGGCGGTAAAGGCACTATTGATTTGGGTTTCATCTAATTCATAACCCAATTCTGACAAACGAGTCTTAAAGGCATGCCGACCCGAATGTTTGCCCAACACCAAATTACTTTTAGACCAGCCTACGGATTCAGGGGTCATGATCTCATAAGTCATTTGATGTTTAAGAATACCATCTTGATGAATACCCGCTTCGTGGGCAAAGGCATTTTCTCCAACAATAGCCTTATTAGGTTGCACAGCCACACCCGTAATTAACGACAATAACTTCGAGGTGGGATACAACTGCTGGGTTTTCAGATTCGTATCGCATTTCATTAAATCACCACGCACTTTTAAGATCATAGCAATTTCTTCCATCGAGGCATTACCGGCCCGTTCACCGATGCCATTGATGGTGCATTCCACTTGTCTTGCCCCAGCTTCAATAGCCGCTAAAGAATTAGATACGGCTAGGCCTAAGTCATTGTGACAATGCACACTAATGATGGCCCGATCAATGTTAGGGACCTTTTGTTTTAAATATTGAATTAATTTCAAATATTCACTTGGCACGGTGTAACCCACTGTATCCGGAATATTAACGGTCGTAGCCCCAGCTTCAATAGCTGCGCTAATGACCTGGCACAGATAATCCCGATCGCTACGCGTGGCATCTTCAGCCGAAAATTCTACGTCGGGCGTGTAGCGAACCGCATGAGCCACAGCTTGTACCGTATCTTCTAACACCTGCTCGCGCGTCTTTCGCAGTTTATGTTGCAAGTGAATATCGCTGGTTGCAATAAAGGTATGAATACGAGGGCGCTTGGCATAACGAATGGCCTCCCAACAACGATCGATATCTTTCAAATTGGCTCTTGCCAGGCCTGCAATGGTTGGCCCTTGGACCTCTTGGGCCACTCGCCGCACGGCCTCAAAGTCACCTTCCGAGGCGACGGGAAAACCTGCTTCAATGATGTCTACATTCAGCTTGGCCAATTGCCGCGCTAGCCTTAACTTTTCTTCAATATTCATACTAAAACCCGGGGACTGTTCCCCGTCACGCAAGGTGGTATCAAATATTTTGACAATGTCCTTGACCATAAAAAACTCCTTAAGCTTTAATTAGTAACACACTATCTCTTTTTGCCGCAACTGCTCTCTGGATAGTAACTAATAGACCTCTTGTAGAACCGTCGCGAGCGACCCAAGGACAAGGCGGGGCGGGGCCCCGAAACCGCAGCGTATATGGAAATACGTGAGGATTTTGGGGTGCCCCAACGAAGTCATTGGGTCGCGCAGTAGGTTATGCAAGAGGTCTAATGAATAGATTGTAGGGATTCTGATTCATAGGGTGGCGTGGGGCCACCAAGCTCGAGGGTAAGTTCTTTGCTAGGGCTTTTGGCCACAAAGATTTTTTGCAAGACATATTCTACCATGCCGCTAGCTGTATAAATCAAACACGCAATAAAAACAAATTCGTGGGGAGAAATAATGAAAAAGAAAATCACCACGGCTAAACCCACCAAATAAAAAAATGATGCCCGCCGCCTAGAAGTAAACTGTTTAAAACTGCGATAAGGAACATTGCTCACCATCAACAAAGCAGCTAAGATGGTTAAACTCAAAAACAAAACAGATTTGCCGGGCATTGCCCTTCCAAAATAGTGATGATAAAAAATCACATAAGTGATCAACAAACCTGCCGCCATGGGAATAGGTAGCCCTTGAAAATTCTTGCGTTCAACATTGACCGATTGAACATTATAACGGGCTAGCCGCATGGCCCCACAGGCAAAAAACAAAAAGGCAGCAGCGACCCCGATACGAGGATAAGCTTGTAAAGACCAACTATAGGCCAACAAAACAGGTGCCATCCCAAAACTAGCCAGATCACATAAAGAATCGTATTCAGTTCCGAAATCGCTACTCGCTCGAGTTAAACGAGCGATGCGCCCATCTAACATATCAAAAATACCCGCCACAAAAATTGCCCAAGCTGCTACATAATAATGGCCTTTCAGGGTTTGAACAATTGAATAAAAACCACAAAAGAGACTGGTGGTGGTAAAGAGATTGGGCAAAATATAAATGCCCTTCCGCATGTCGTAGGTACGGCGGTTGCCTCGTTTAAGCCGATTAAATTTTCTAATTTTAAATTTCTTCATTTTTGATTATTTAACCTAAACGATCCCTTATAATCGATCTAACCCCTCAAGACAATCCCATTTTAGCAAGCGGTGTACGGCCCGCATAAACTTTATCGCCTACCCCCACTAACACCTTCCAATCATTGGGGAAATAAAGCTCCATCCGGGAGCCAAATCGAATCATCCCATAACGCTCGCCTTTTTTATATTCATCCCCCACCTTGGCATAACAAACGATCCTCCTCGCGATGAAACCCGCGATTTGCACAAAGGCAACCCTAGCCCCATCAAGCCCCTTTAGCCAAACTGCATTGCGTTCATTATGCTGCGAGGCCTTATCTAAACTGGCATTAAAAAATTTACCGGGATGGTATTCGATCTTCTCTACCGTCCCATCCATAGGCACACGATTCACATGAACATTGAACGGGCTCATAAAAATACTGATACGCTGATGAGGTTCATTGAAATAAGGGCTGCTGGTAAGTTGTTCTATTTTTAAAATCCGCCCATCGGCCCCTGTCACCATGAGGCTAGAATCGATTGGTGCTTGGCGTTCAGGATCACGAAAAAAATTAATCACAAACAATGACACTAAACTAAACAACACCCCCACCATCCAATGAACCAAATACGCCCCCACCGCCAACCCCAGCGCCAAAACAATAAACCAAATTCCTTCTTTCGCTATTTTCATATAATCGTTGCTCTTGCCATATATAAATGATGCTTTTAAAAAATCTTTTAAATGGGCTTAAGGCTGGAAGGGGTTTGTCGGAGGCTTTCATATCTATGGCTATAATACCATGAAAGCCGAGACTTTGAGTGCGCCCAGGGGCCATAACCCCTGGGCGACACGGACCCCTGGAAGCCTTAAGCCCATTTAAAAGATTTTTTAAAAGCCTCCTTATGTCTGTCGAAATGCGGTCTTACCCTTTCCAATAGCAACCCGCCCCGTCCTCACAACTTCAATCACCCCAAACGCCTTGAGCTGATGAATGGCTTGATCGTTTTGATCAGGATGATTATGCAGCATCGCAATAATCGCCCCTGATTCTTCATCTAAAATTTCACCTTGAACCTCACGAATAATTTTCAAAACTTCTTTTTGATTCTTATGATCGGCCTTAGCCTTCACTAAAAGCAACTCCCTACATAAATAGTCTTCTTCCCGCACCACCACAACTTTAGAAATATCTTCTAATTGGCTTAACTCTTGCACCATTTTTTCTAGCACCGCAGTATTACCCTTGGTGACAATGGTGATGCGAGAAACTCGTGGATCATGATAGGTGGGTGCTACGGTAAGGGCATCAATATTATAACCATGCTCACCAAAGAATTTTGTGATGCGGGCTAAGACACCAGCAGAGTTGGCCACGAGGGCCATGAGGGTATGGGTTAAAATTTTCAATTTTTTAAAAGATTAATCTTTAAGTTCGGTAGGAAGATAAAATTTGCTCGATCTTAGTCTTTCCTACAAGTTTATTCAGTTGCAATTGCTTTTTCTTGGTTTTGTCCTCCGGTGTTAAATAAGGTTTCCGATTTATTTTCTCCAATTCGCGTTTTAGTTTAAGGTGTTCTTGCCATAGACTTTTTAACTCAACGTTTTCTTCAGTGTGCGATGTAATCAACGCTTCATCGGACGGATTCATGTTCATGAAGACCTCCAGATATAAATAAAGATAATTGGATTTAGAAAGAACGACTAATTTTGATTGTAATCATTTCTTTTAACTTGAAAAGTGCTAAATATCACACTTAGCGTAAGACTTTGATTTTATTTAGTTTTTAAAGAGGGGCC of the Deltaproteobacteria bacterium genome contains:
- a CDS encoding glycosyltransferase family 39 protein, translated to MTSSVDPISNVLPKGWKIFIIFSLITFLFRCPSLFWPYLDIDEVMWGLLANSIVDGSSPYVTVMGEKPPLLYLVYAGVFSIFGKHQYWAIHLLGMLWFSLTGLSVTYLSRQAGASRLASLWAGVFYLIFASAPGFRILATTGELLMNLPLVLSAYYFLRSFKKQPASSAFLSGILLLTGSLFRQQGAIQFFAYFIFLFIVPFNIKAYLTRLGGLLLGMATVAALCVAYLVKVGSWNDFVYWVFQHNYQYILQGFSNHNVLWNFLTQTGHVLLMTAPLWVLVGYRFWKEKKLEILLWLIFGFSLLATVPGGRFFPHYFLQAFPTLCILSALQLEKILSLKNKLERSLFKITFLYIVLLVLRIPFIGLEMKLDDTGDYSPALKVVGHYIKERTQKQDSIFIWGWAQGIYYYSERNPAARFISSDFLTGRSPRQNETLQFDTRANINPQSWDQLFADFAKQKPTYIIDTSIGNYHDYQRYPIADFPALQNYLSDHYQLETRLENMDLYRLK
- a CDS encoding 2-isopropylmalate synthase, whose translation is MVKDIVKIFDTTLRDGEQSPGFSMNIEEKLRLARQLAKLNVDIIEAGFPVASEGDFEAVRRVAQEVQGPTIAGLARANLKDIDRCWEAIRYAKRPRIHTFIATSDIHLQHKLRKTREQVLEDTVQAVAHAVRYTPDVEFSAEDATRSDRDYLCQVISAAIEAGATTVNIPDTVGYTVPSEYLKLIQYLKQKVPNIDRAIISVHCHNDLGLAVSNSLAAIEAGARQVECTINGIGERAGNASMEEIAMILKVRGDLMKCDTNLKTQQLYPTSKLLSLITGVAVQPNKAIVGENAFAHEAGIHQDGILKHQMTYEIMTPESVGWSKSNLVLGKHSGRHAFKTRLSELGYELDETQINSAFTAFKALADRKKEIFDDDLVALVSEQSHSWEDKYTLKSLQVTSGTDQEATATISLDVAGKEVKGSDKGEGPVEVIFKTLRKLTHSRSELMKFQISSITGGVDAQGEVTVVIRENGKEVRGVGTHTDILVASARAYINALNRLILFEKVSQKGI
- the pssA gene encoding CDP-diacylglycerol--serine O-phosphatidyltransferase — protein: MKKFKIRKFNRLKRGNRRTYDMRKGIYILPNLFTTTSLFCGFYSIVQTLKGHYYVAAWAIFVAGIFDMLDGRIARLTRASSDFGTEYDSLCDLASFGMAPVLLAYSWSLQAYPRIGVAAAFLFFACGAMRLARYNVQSVNVERKNFQGLPIPMAAGLLITYVIFYHHYFGRAMPGKSVLFLSLTILAALLMVSNVPYRSFKQFTSRRRASFFYLVGLAVVIFFFIISPHEFVFIACLIYTASGMVEYVLQKIFVAKSPSKELTLELGGPTPPYESESLQSIH
- a CDS encoding phosphatidylserine decarboxylase family protein, translated to MKIAKEGIWFIVLALGLAVGAYLVHWMVGVLFSLVSLFVINFFRDPERQAPIDSSLMVTGADGRILKIEQLTSSPYFNEPHQRISIFMSPFNVHVNRVPMDGTVEKIEYHPGKFFNASLDKASQHNERNAVWLKGLDGARVAFVQIAGFIARRIVCYAKVGDEYKKGERYGMIRFGSRMELYFPNDWKVLVGVGDKVYAGRTPLAKMGLS
- the ilvN gene encoding acetolactate synthase small subunit, producing the protein MKILTHTLMALVANSAGVLARITKFFGEHGYNIDALTVAPTYHDPRVSRITIVTKGNTAVLEKMVQELSQLEDISKVVVVREEDYLCRELLLVKAKADHKNQKEVLKIIREVQGEILDEESGAIIAMLHNHPDQNDQAIHQLKAFGVIEVVRTGRVAIGKGKTAFRQT